In Luteolibacter rhizosphaerae, the following proteins share a genomic window:
- a CDS encoding fatty acid desaturase, with amino-acid sequence MKNQETPGFAGVHEDGPADWREIVRRYQVSSRWRAAWQLSNTLLPYAALWVAMYFSLPVSYWLAIPLAILAGAFLVRTFVIFHDCTHLSFFRSKRANEIAGFLTGILVFTPYHQWRWEHAIHHSSAGDLDRRGMGDVWTLTVQEYLDSSRGRRFAYRLSRNPVILFGIAPLLLFLVLQRFPARKADRHLRRWVHATNLGIALIAAAGVWAFGWLPYLILQLTAMLVASIAGVWLFYVQHQFEGVYWERRPDWDFAKAALEGSSFYKLPGILKWFSGNIGYHHIHHLSPRIPNYELERAHMAEPMFRGVKPLTFRGSLKSLGFRLWDESRHKLTGYRCLKSARRK; translated from the coding sequence ATGAAGAACCAAGAGACGCCGGGTTTTGCCGGGGTCCACGAAGACGGGCCTGCCGATTGGAGAGAGATCGTGCGCCGGTATCAGGTTTCTTCCCGCTGGCGGGCTGCCTGGCAGCTCTCCAATACGCTCCTGCCCTACGCCGCTCTATGGGTGGCGATGTATTTCAGTCTGCCGGTTTCCTATTGGCTGGCGATTCCCTTGGCCATCCTTGCAGGAGCCTTCCTTGTCCGGACCTTCGTCATCTTCCACGACTGCACCCATCTTTCGTTCTTCAGATCGAAGCGGGCCAATGAGATCGCGGGATTTCTTACCGGGATTCTGGTTTTCACCCCATATCACCAATGGCGATGGGAACATGCGATCCATCACTCCAGCGCCGGGGATCTTGATCGCCGCGGAATGGGTGATGTCTGGACGCTCACCGTCCAGGAGTATTTGGATTCATCGCGCGGGCGGAGGTTTGCTTACCGGCTATCGCGCAATCCGGTGATCCTGTTCGGGATCGCCCCCCTGTTATTGTTCCTCGTGCTGCAACGCTTCCCTGCGAGGAAAGCCGACAGGCATCTCAGGCGTTGGGTTCATGCGACGAACCTTGGTATCGCTCTCATCGCTGCCGCGGGGGTGTGGGCATTCGGCTGGCTGCCATACCTCATCCTCCAGCTCACAGCCATGCTCGTTGCCAGTATTGCAGGTGTCTGGCTTTTCTACGTCCAGCATCAGTTCGAGGGTGTGTATTGGGAACGCCGCCCGGACTGGGATTTCGCCAAGGCGGCATTGGAAGGAAGTTCCTTCTACAAGCTGCCGGGGATTCTCAAATGGTTCTCGGGAAATATCGGCTACCATCACATCCACCACCTAAGTCCGAGAATCCCGAACTATGAATTGGAGCGCGCCCACATGGCGGAGCCCATGTTCCGGGGGGTGAAACCGCTCACCTTCCGCGGCAGCCTGAAGTCCCTCGGGTTCCGGCTGTGGGATGAAAGTCGTCACAAGTTGACCGGATACCGCTGTCTCAAAAGCGCCCGGAGGAAATAA
- a CDS encoding phytoene desaturase family protein: MGLRADRIAIVGAGPGGLTAGMILARRGFDVTIYEKRDRIGGRNAELAFDGYSFDTGPTFLHQKFTLDEAFEEAGRSSEDYLDFRLLDPMTRLSWGDVSLETTTDAERMARQIEAAFPGDGEGYRRFMADHARKMKTIYPCLQHPYHELRAYLSTTLMKALPYVATTASVVDVLDRYFKDDRLKLAFTFQAKYLGMSPWRCPALFSILSYTEYKFGIYHVQGGLCRISDAMAKVFGEHGGKLRLGSPVKSVRFSGKRVTGLELEDGEIAECDHAIMNADYAHAVTTLMGERTQTEDEMKRKKFSCSTFMLYLALDKIYPEQPHHHILFANDYRRNVEEIQGEKEISEDMSIYIRNSGVTDPLVAPEGKSGIYILVPTINTRHGVDWARLAPAYREKVLERIEQRTALKDLRRHIVAERMITPESWRDEMDVFMGATFNLAHTLDQMLYLRPHNRMRGYENLYLVGGGTHPGSGLPTIYESGRISSNMICDKLGVPYETSDLAGALL; this comes from the coding sequence ATGGGATTGCGAGCAGATCGGATAGCCATCGTGGGAGCCGGGCCGGGGGGGCTGACCGCCGGGATGATTCTCGCCCGGAGGGGCTTCGACGTGACGATCTACGAGAAGCGCGACCGGATCGGCGGGCGGAATGCGGAGCTGGCCTTCGACGGCTACTCCTTCGATACCGGGCCGACCTTCCTGCACCAGAAGTTCACGCTGGACGAGGCATTCGAGGAGGCGGGGAGGAGCTCGGAGGATTACCTAGACTTTCGCTTGCTCGATCCCATGACCCGCCTGAGCTGGGGCGACGTGTCGCTGGAGACGACGACGGATGCGGAACGGATGGCCCGGCAGATCGAGGCCGCCTTCCCGGGGGATGGCGAGGGCTACCGGCGCTTCATGGCCGATCACGCTCGGAAGATGAAGACCATCTACCCCTGCCTGCAGCACCCCTACCACGAGCTGCGCGCCTACCTGAGCACGACGCTGATGAAGGCGCTGCCCTACGTGGCCACCACGGCCTCGGTGGTGGACGTGCTGGACCGCTACTTCAAGGATGACCGGCTGAAGCTCGCCTTCACCTTCCAGGCAAAGTATCTGGGCATGTCCCCGTGGCGCTGTCCCGCGCTCTTCAGCATTCTCTCCTACACCGAATACAAGTTCGGCATCTATCACGTGCAGGGCGGGCTGTGTCGGATCTCGGATGCGATGGCGAAGGTCTTCGGCGAGCATGGCGGCAAGCTGCGCCTGGGCAGCCCGGTGAAGAGCGTGCGCTTCAGCGGCAAGCGGGTCACCGGACTGGAGCTGGAGGATGGCGAGATCGCCGAGTGCGACCACGCAATCATGAATGCCGACTACGCCCATGCGGTGACGACGCTGATGGGCGAGCGAACGCAAACGGAGGATGAGATGAAGCGGAAGAAGTTCTCCTGCTCGACCTTCATGCTTTACCTGGCGCTCGACAAGATCTACCCGGAGCAGCCGCACCACCACATCCTCTTCGCAAACGACTACCGGCGCAACGTGGAGGAGATCCAAGGCGAGAAGGAGATCTCGGAGGACATGTCGATCTACATCCGGAACTCCGGGGTGACCGATCCGCTGGTGGCACCGGAGGGGAAGTCGGGGATCTACATCCTGGTGCCCACGATCAATACGAGGCACGGTGTGGACTGGGCGCGTCTCGCCCCGGCGTATCGCGAGAAGGTGCTGGAGCGGATCGAGCAGCGCACGGCGCTCAAGGACCTGCGGCGCCACATCGTGGCGGAGAGGATGATCACGCCGGAATCCTGGCGCGACGAGATGGATGTCTTCATGGGCGCGACCTTCAACCTCGCCCACACACTGGACCAGATGCTCTACCTGCGGCCCCACAATCGGATGCGCGGATACGAGAACCTCTACCTGGTAGGCGGCGGGACCCACCCCGGCAGCGGCCTGCCGACGATCTACGAGAGCGGCCGTATTTCCTCGAACATGATCTGCGACAAGCTGGGCGTCCCCTACGAGACCTCGGATCTAGCCGGTGCGCTGCTGTGA
- a CDS encoding glycosyltransferase yields MGPELIILTAGAVQWVASLPMLRRLRAPAAGAGGRGMIREVSVIIPARDEAGNLPVLLESLRLQDRQPLEVLVVDDNSTDDTAAIAREAGARVISPGPLPDSWRGKPWACARGAEEATGKLLLFLDADCRFAPGGLEQILARYMGGAFAVCPYHAVEKPHEQLSAMFNLIMVASTVPTSLVGQCLLIDRETYQQAGGYAAVKTEILENVKFAERIRASGGRTSSIPGKGILNFRMYPGSIAELVNGWTKGFAAGAAATPGRVLFGISAWIGGLVTGIIAPCVTPWGWLLYAAFALQMIAMLRRVGSFSPLCGLVYPVVLIFYLVVFLRSLGPAGRKATWKGRELHAA; encoded by the coding sequence ATGGGACCGGAACTGATCATTCTCACCGCAGGTGCCGTGCAATGGGTGGCGAGCCTCCCGATGCTGCGGCGGCTGCGTGCCCCTGCGGCGGGAGCTGGCGGGCGCGGCATGATCCGGGAAGTGTCGGTGATCATCCCTGCCCGCGACGAAGCCGGCAATCTCCCGGTACTGTTAGAATCGCTCCGGCTGCAGGATCGCCAGCCGCTTGAAGTGCTCGTGGTGGATGACAACTCCACCGACGATACCGCCGCCATCGCACGCGAGGCAGGAGCACGGGTTATCAGTCCCGGCCCCCTGCCGGACTCATGGCGGGGCAAGCCATGGGCCTGCGCGCGCGGGGCGGAGGAGGCCACGGGCAAGCTGCTGCTTTTCCTGGATGCCGATTGCCGCTTCGCCCCCGGCGGCCTGGAGCAGATCCTCGCGCGCTATATGGGCGGGGCCTTCGCGGTCTGCCCCTATCACGCGGTGGAGAAGCCTCACGAGCAGCTCTCCGCCATGTTCAATCTCATCATGGTGGCGAGCACCGTGCCGACCAGTCTTGTCGGTCAATGCCTCCTGATCGACCGCGAGACTTACCAGCAAGCAGGGGGATACGCCGCAGTCAAAACGGAGATCCTGGAGAACGTGAAGTTCGCGGAGCGCATCCGGGCCTCGGGCGGCAGGACCTCCAGCATTCCGGGCAAGGGCATCCTGAATTTCCGCATGTATCCCGGCAGCATCGCGGAGCTGGTGAATGGCTGGACCAAGGGCTTCGCCGCCGGGGCCGCCGCCACGCCGGGCAGGGTGCTCTTCGGGATCTCCGCATGGATCGGCGGTCTGGTGACGGGCATCATCGCCCCCTGTGTCACGCCATGGGGCTGGCTCCTCTACGCCGCCTTCGCGCTGCAAATGATCGCGATGCTGCGGCGGGTGGGTTCCTTCTCGCCTCTCTGCGGGCTGGTCTATCCCGTGGTGCTCATCTTCTACCTCGTCGTCTTCCTGCGCTCGCTCGGACCCGCGGGGCGAAAGGCGACATGGAAAGGCCGTGAACTCCATGCTGCTTGA